One segment of Nostoc piscinale CENA21 DNA contains the following:
- a CDS encoding Uma2 family endonuclease: protein MNTVVLNLESIAHLSDEQFYQLCLANRDLSLEMNAVGELIIVPPVGGESGNQEAGLITDLEIWNRQAKLGKVFSSSTIFILPNGAKRSPDAAWVKLARWEALTPEQRKKFPPLVPDFAIELCSETDQLKSLQEKMQEYIENGLRLGWLINYQDATVEIYRQGKAVEVIQIPTILSGEDVLPGFEMQLILY, encoded by the coding sequence ATGAATACTGTGGTTCTCAATTTAGAATCGATAGCACATTTAAGTGATGAACAATTCTATCAATTGTGTCTTGCCAACCGTGATCTCAGCCTGGAAATGAATGCAGTAGGAGAGTTGATTATTGTGCCACCAGTCGGAGGAGAAAGCGGAAATCAAGAAGCTGGATTAATAACTGATTTAGAAATCTGGAATCGTCAGGCTAAATTAGGCAAAGTTTTTAGTTCTTCAACTATCTTTATATTACCGAATGGCGCAAAACGTTCTCCTGATGCGGCTTGGGTAAAATTGGCAAGGTGGGAAGCTTTAACACCAGAACAGCGTAAAAAATTCCCGCCACTTGTACCAGATTTTGCTATTGAACTATGTTCCGAAACAGATCAGCTCAAATCTCTGCAAGAGAAAATGCAAGAATATATAGAAAATGGTTTGCGCTTAGGATGGCTGATTAATTATCAAGATGCCACAGTGGAAATTTATCGACAAGGAAAAGCTGTCGAAGTAATACAAATACCGACAATTCTTTCTGGAGAAGATGTATTACCTGGATTTGAAATGCAATTAATCTTATACTAA
- a CDS encoding glycosyltransferase, with protein MIFPPRVQRSRTMRSPQQTIWTIYSANDNFMNHLNPEFQTHQTIQQQIGDRPFVLNISENLPRKQLDILLETYARLRYYHPELLLVRVGPEWEPEMQARIERLGIRYGIRLFSQLEHQDLVELYQRAAIVLITNDGESLDVPLVSDVPVLQEIQKNRVVYYRISKPDTITRLLNHLEAALGLSLRLKPENKHSDSNHSETIHQLNEEYRFLPYHTSGYTRLAW; from the coding sequence GTGATATTTCCGCCGCGAGTGCAAAGAAGTAGAACAATGCGATCGCCACAGCAAACCATTTGGACAATCTATTCCGCGAACGATAATTTTATGAATCACCTAAATCCTGAATTTCAGACTCACCAGACTATTCAGCAACAAATAGGCGATCGGCCTTTTGTATTAAATATCAGTGAAAATCTGCCCCGCAAACAGTTAGATATTCTCTTAGAAACCTATGCTCGTCTCAGATATTATCACCCAGAATTATTATTAGTGAGAGTCGGCCCAGAATGGGAACCAGAAATGCAGGCGCGAATCGAGCGATTAGGCATTCGTTATGGTATTCGGTTGTTCTCACAATTAGAACACCAAGATTTAGTAGAGCTTTATCAACGCGCGGCGATAGTCCTAATCACCAACGACGGCGAAAGTTTGGATGTACCTTTAGTGAGCGATGTACCTGTATTGCAAGAAATACAGAAAAACAGAGTTGTTTACTATCGAATTAGCAAGCCGGATACTATTACTCGTTTACTCAATCATCTAGAAGCAGCATTGGGGTTATCTCTGCGACTCAAGCCAGAAAACAAACATTCTGACTCAAATCATAGCGAAACTATTCATCAACTCAACGAAGAGTACAGATTTTTGCCTTATCACACTAGTGGATATACGCGGCTTGCATGGTAG
- a CDS encoding response regulator, whose product MSDNANSSVKILVIDDDRLIQILLKQALQSQGYEVILASSGIQGLEQAHKHHPALIISDWQMDEMDGLELCRKIKSEPYLSSIFFILLTSHKAVEDRVEGLDTGADDFLSKPIDVHDLKARVRAGISLYQAKQELKITEYSSGQSC is encoded by the coding sequence ATGTCTGACAATGCAAATTCTTCTGTAAAAATTTTAGTGATTGATGATGACCGTCTGATTCAAATACTTTTAAAACAAGCTCTGCAAAGTCAAGGATATGAAGTAATTCTGGCATCAAGTGGCATACAAGGATTAGAACAAGCTCATAAACACCATCCAGCATTGATTATTTCAGATTGGCAAATGGATGAAATGGATGGCTTAGAACTATGTCGTAAAATCAAATCTGAACCCTACCTATCATCAATTTTCTTTATTTTGCTCACCTCCCATAAAGCGGTGGAAGACCGAGTAGAGGGTTTGGATACAGGTGCAGATGATTTTTTGAGTAAACCCATTGATGTCCATGATTTAAAAGCTCGTGTGCGAGCCGGAATCAGTTTATATCAGGCCAAGCAAGAACTCAAAATTACTGAATATAGCAGTGGTCAGAGTTGTTAA